One window from the genome of Dermacentor silvarum isolate Dsil-2018 chromosome 7, BIME_Dsil_1.4, whole genome shotgun sequence encodes:
- the LOC119458999 gene encoding uncharacterized protein LOC119458999 — translation MGEERSEPIELGERGTLQGAVLSPLLFNLALLPLTRLLDQIEGIGHAFYADDVTIWTEQAGSDGWMEETLQTAALTVHEYAKTCGHSCAPQKSELLVIQPGKPRKKRPPDICIQIDGTTDKPTDTCRILGLLIQDNGKAHAAIAKMKTSAEEILAMLRRVSTRNRGLKEDDALRLVQAFITSRITYSAPYLNLDRTQKNTLDTIIRKATKQALGLRIYSSAQRLQAMGAHNTVDELIEAHLSNQRLRLSQTNYGRVVLDKIGWRKEKATIKRYIPTEWMTTITTKPSPRNITPEKNDGRREARAQAINSKMQRLEGVLYVDASLVKGSSKSAVVPTYNVVGALVV, via the coding sequence ATGGGTGAAGAGCGATCAGAGCCCATTGAATTGGGGGAGCGGGGCACCCTACAGGGAGCAGTGTTATCACCACTCCTGTTTAATCTGGCCTTACTGCCATTGACACGATTGCTAGACCAAATCGAAGGAATCGGACATGCGTTCTACGCGGACGATGTTACAATATGGACGGAGCAAGCGGGCTCCGACGGCTGGATGGAGGAGACACTCCAAACGGCAGCACTCACAGTGCACGAGTACGCGAAGACCTGTGGACACAGCTGCGCGCCGCAGAAGTCGGAACTCCTCGTAATCCAACCAGGAAAGCCCCGCAAGAAGCGCCCACCAGACATCTGCATCCAAATTGACGGCACCACAGACAAGCCGACGGACACGTGTAGAATTCTGGGACTCTTAATACAAGACAATGGCAAAGCACATGCCGCCATCGCCAAGATGAAGACCAGCGCGGAGGAGATCCTAGCCATGCTGAGAAGGGTTTCAACTAGAAACAGAGGACTCAAGGAAGACGACGCCCTCAGACTAGTGCAGGCATTCATAACATCCAGGATAACATATTCGGCCCCGTATCTCAATCTAGACAGGACTCAAAAGAATACACTCGATACCATCATCAGAAAGgccaccaagcaagccctcggcctaCGCATCTATTCGTCGGCCCAGCGCCTTCAAGCCATGGGGGCACACAACACAgtcgacgaactcatagaagcccacCTGTCTAACCAGCGACTTCGCCTGAGCCAGACAAATTATGGCCGCGTGGTGCTGGATAAGATAGGGTGGCGCAAGGAGAAAGCAACAATCAAGAGGTACATCCCAACTGAATGGATGACGACAATCACCACCAAGCCCTCACCCCGAAACATTACGccggagaaaaatgatggcagGAGAGAAGCCAGAGCTCAGGCGATTAATTCCAAAATGCAGCGATTGGAGGGAGTCCTATACGTGGATGCGTCCCTCGTCAAGGGCAGCAGCAAATCAGCGGTGGTG